Below is a genomic region from Hevea brasiliensis isolate MT/VB/25A 57/8 chromosome 3, ASM3005281v1, whole genome shotgun sequence.
ATTATATGTGTTACATGTACTCTACGGATGTGATAatttgtaatcttatttattattgtAATACTAGATATCCATCTTAATATATGTATTTTTGCCACACTCATTTTATGGGTATGTTATACCTTAGATGCCTAACATTTACTCCCAAGCAACATAGTTGGCTTGACTACAATTCTATAAAACTTATCTTTCACTTTATCAAAAGGATCCTACTGTTACATGGCACCACTGTTGCATTCCTCCATTTTATCTATCATGTTTTGATCCTATGAGTTACATCTTCATCTATTGCTCCATTTTTTTTTATGGTAGAACCTAAATACTTAAATTGGTTGCATTTTAGCACCAAAATTGCATCCAATTGAACCtcctctttatttcttttacgAGAGCTAAATTGCAATGTATATATTCCGTCTTATTTACTTAGCCTAAAACTCTTAATCTTAAGAGTTCTTCTCCCCAATTTCAGTTTTGTTATTGACTCCTTCACTATTTTCATCTATTAAGACAACATCATTTGCATATAGCATGCATCATAGGACATCATCTTGAATACGACTAGTTAGCCCATCCATAAGTAAGGTAAACAGGTACAAACTCAAAATTGATATTTAATGTAAACCCATTGTTATGGGAGAACTTGTCTATAATCCCCTTCACTGTTCTTACACTTGTAACCACCCTCTTATACATGTCCTTAATGACATTTATATATTTGAGGTTGAATCATTTCTTCTCTAACATCACCAAATAAAACTTCCATCGGTATTCTATCATATAATTTTCTAGATCAATAAATACCAAGTGGAGATCCTTCTTACTCTTCCTATAAATTTCCAAATATAAAGCCAAAATGATTATGTAATACCTTGGTAGTGTTCCTAAGTTTGCATCCAATCACTCTCTCCTATAGCTTTATTGTGTGACTCATGCTCTGGTAGTTTGTACAACTTTTTATATCTTCTTTGTTCTTAAAGATGAGAACCAAAGTGCTTTACCTCCGCTTTTTCGGCATCCTTTCAAAATTTAGTATGCCATTAAATATCTTGGTAATCAAGCTACTCCAATCTCCCCAAAACACTTCCATACTTCTATAGGGATAACTTTTGGGTtgacaagctctcatcatcttcGTATTTTTTATGGCCTCTTTAACTACAACAAACTTGATTTTACAAATGTAGTTAAAGTTATTCTCTATCAAAAGAACATTAAGGTTTTAAAGCCATCCTTACGACTCTTATGAAACAATTGATCAAAGTAAAATCTCCATCTCTCTTCGATCTTACCATTTCCCTACAAAGCTTGTTTATTATCATCTTTAATGCACATTACCTAATTTAGATCTTTACCCCTTTTTCGTTCAGCCATGCTAGCTTGAACATCTCCTTCTCCCCCTCTTGTGTCCTCAACTTTTGGTACAAATTGGCAAGAAATTTACCACGAGCAATGCTAACCACTTTCTTAGCTTCTCTCCTTGCCAATTTGTATTTCTAAAATGCCTCATCATTTGTTGTAACTTTTTGTAACTTTATTTTTTCATCTTAATACCCTTTTGAACATCCTTAGTCCACCAAAATTCTTGTGGCCGTATTCTTCTACCTTTGCCTAATGTATCCACTACTACTTTACTAATGAAGCTCATCATCGCCTCCATATGGCATTGACATTATTGTCCAAGCCCCACGCAGTGTTTTGGTTATGGAATTTTCATTCTTTTCGCTTCAGGATAGATTTGAGCATTCATCTCTCGCTTCCACCAAATCATCCTAATTATGAAGGTTGCTGCCAACCCATACAACCCATGGAAGGCTCAACTCTATACTGAAAACGATACAATTGTTGTATCCCAAtaacataaatataatatttgtaaATTGAAATCACATGAAATTTTTCCATGGACATCAAGAACATGAGTAGATGAAATGATCCTATCCAACGAAATTATAGGCTATAAGTAATTTTCTGTAGATGATGTATACTTTTGGGCTCCAAAATGCCTACTTGAAATCATATGAAATGAGAAACAAAATAGATATATCATCTACTggcatacaatttctaaataagaACCAACAAAATTATAATTCACAATAGTAAGTAGTCCAACCAATAATTTGAATTAGACACCATATAAATAATTTCGAAGTTTGCATGATAACGCATTATCTTGATCAGAAGGAATAAACCAATTTCCACCATTCCTAGAAGCAGACAATTATCAGGACAGATAATTCTGAGATAGATGCTGAGATGAATAGAAGATATTTAGAGACAGAATTGTTAAACTCAATAAATAAAAGACATGAGTTTCAGGGTACTACAAGTCCATGAGAAATATGCTTGTCACCTCAAAACCAACACAAGAACAACTTTAAACTAATTGGAATTCATCAAATTAACATCCACCACCACTTTAAGATACCTTCTCCTTGATTCcgttattacaaacaaaataacTACCAACATCCATTACCATTCCCAGGGATTTATCTGCCCCTTTGTGTGTGAAACTCTTGCTAAACATTGGATAATTAGTTCCATCCTTTAGACACGTAGCTGAAATGCTATAACCTAAATTCGGCGTTTCTTTGGAAGTCGACATCCATTATGTGGACGCCGAGTAGTATCTTCAATGTATACAATAGGATTCCTATCAGCTCGAGAATTACAGAAGCCCTCTCTAAAGCTCATGATTGCTTGCCTTTTCTTCCTGAAGTAAGTGAACCCTTCAACCTTCATCACAACCGATTTCAACCCCATTTCTCTGGCCTTCCGTCCAGCATATTCTGCAGTTGCTTCAGCAGCATACCTAGTTACTTTTCCCTCGCCTACCACTTTCTTCGATCCTGATGTAACCACAAACTTTGTATTTCCCTTAGAATCTGTCACATTAATAAAGCTATTATTACGCATTAGCTTTATGTGCACAATATCAGCATTATGCTCAACATTGTATTGAGAAAATCGAGAACTCTCTTGCTCTAATATTCCCCTCACAAAGTCCATGGGCCCAGAATTCCTCCCCATCTCAGCATCTTTCAGACCTGCAGAATTTTGGAACCCCTTGCGATATGGAGCAGACACATTTTCTTTTGCAGCCAACAAATCCATATTAGTCCCAAAATTTCCTGAAGACTGTAATGTACGTTTTTCACTTTCTCCTTTAGCAACATTATCAGAATAGGAACTACTATTGCCATTATCTAAACGACCTGCAGAACAGAACAATTTTTCTATCAATTATAAGGGTATAAGAGCTTAAATTTTGATGAAGCACTTCTAAAATCCACATTTAAGTAAACAATTTATAATCTGGGTTGCCTATAACTCTTGTACTCCATCATTCCCCAACCAAATATTCCAAAAaccctttcctttttctctgCCTCAACATTAAACTTCTTCACAGCCACCAACCATGAATCCAGTTCAATTAAATCATTCCAACAATCCTTGTTTGCAAAAACAATTCCATCAAATACAACGATTTAATAAAACCCATTACAGCATATTAGGATTTTTTGTTTTCATTGGATAAATTTAGTAACTATAAATTCATCCAATTTCTGCTagttttaaaattgaaaattcaaCAACTCAAGAAGATGAGCCATACAAAATCAAAGAGCATCAATTGATGTAAAACTATCTACTCGCCTAACTTATCAAAATCTATTGAAAAACTGAAAAGCAAACCAATCCTATTCATAAAACAGAGAGCAGCCAAATCATTCATAAAACTGGAACCAAATGAAAGCCTACCGAATAGAGAACTAACCTGTAAAAAAAGCGGCGAATCTAGAGGGCATGTAAGAGATGGATTTGAAGCCGCCATGACTGCCAAGCAATGACGAAGAAGACAATCTGCGAAGAGAAAGAGACCACATTTGCTTTGTTTTCTTTTCTCTAGGGCTTTTCCTGTTTTCGGTAGGATCACTTCAACTATGCTCGCCGTTGGCTATCCCATTACTCCTTTCCACCTTTCTGGGTTTTCGGGTCGGGCGAAGCTATCATATATCAAGTAGCGACCCGGTTTGAAATCAAAATCGAATTAAATTCTGTATGGAGTCGGAATCgactaaaattaaaaaatcaatattaaatcAGATTGATATCAGTTAGAGAAATGGCAACGGCTCGAATTCTATAGGCACGGCTCGATCAATTTTTAATGAGATGAATTTAGATAATATATAATcagatttaaaataaatttaaattaaaaaaataatatctataaCAATTTCGAGttgagtttaaattttatatatagagAATTCATTACTCGaatctatttatatatatttaattaaatataaaatatatattttttataataatatttataaattttatacttttttattttaaataaaatagatttaaatatttatgaaattattaaagttttaaaatataaagtattattaataaataatttttaattattaattaaaatatataaaatcaaatagattcgaatattttttaaataataataattaagtttgGAATAAATTccgatagttaaaaataaattttaatttctgtAGGTACGGTTCGATCAATCTTTAATGAGATGAATTTAGATAATATATAATcagatttaaaataaatttaaattaaaaaaataatacctATAACAATTTCGAGTTGAGTTCAAATTTTGTATATAGAGAATTCATTACTCGAATCTATTTAtatatacttaattaaatataaaatatatattttttataataatatttataaattttatacttttttattttaaataaaatagatttaaatatttatgaaattattaaagttttaaaatataaagtattattaataaataatttt
It encodes:
- the LOC110649897 gene encoding probable ribosomal protein S11, mitochondrial, whose amino-acid sequence is MWSLSLRRLSSSSLLGSHGGFKSISYMPSRFAAFFTGRLDNGNSSSYSDNVAKGESEKRTLQSSGNFGTNMDLLAAKENVSAPYRKGFQNSAGLKDAEMGRNSGPMDFVRGILEQESSRFSQYNVEHNADIVHIKLMRNNSFINVTDSKGNTKFVVTSGSKKVVGEGKVTRYAAEATAEYAGRKAREMGLKSVVMKVEGFTYFRKKRQAIMSFREGFCNSRADRNPIVYIEDTTRRPHNGCRLPKKRRI